In Streptomyces ambofaciens ATCC 23877, a single genomic region encodes these proteins:
- a CDS encoding acetoacetate--CoA ligase, with translation MSTVNPQPLWQPDPQRIAQARITSFQTWAAEHHGAPAEGGYAALHRWSVDELDTFWKAVTEWFDVRFSTPYARVLGDRSMPGAQWFAGATLNYAEHALRAAATRADEPALLHVDETHEPSPVSWSELRRQVGSLAAELRTLGVRPGDRVSGYLPNIPQAVVALLATAAVGGVWTSCAPDFGARSVLDRFQQVEPVVLFTVDGYRYGGKEHDRRDTVAELRRELPTLRAVIHIPLLGSKAPDGALDWETLTAADTEPVFEQVPFDHPLWVLYSSGTTGLPKAIVQSQGGILVEHLKQLGLHCDLGPEDRFFWYTSTGWMMWNFLVSGLLTGTTIVLYDGSPGHPDTGAQWRIAERTGATLFGTSAAYVMACRKAGVHPARDHDLSRIQCVATTGSPLPPDGFRWLHDEFAESGADLWIASVSGGTDVCSCFAGAVPTLPVHIGELQAPGLGTDLQSWDPGGTPLTDEVGELVVTNPMPSMPIRFWNDPDGSRYHDSYFDTYPGVWRHGDWITLTARGSVVIHGRSDSTLNRQGVRMGSADIYEAVERLPEIKESLVIGVEQPDGGYWMPLFVHLAPGAVLDEDLLDRIKRTIREQLSPRHVPDEVIEVPGVPHTLTGKRIEVPVKRLLQGTPLDKAVNPGSIDNLDLLHFYEDLARKRP, from the coding sequence ATGTCGACCGTGAACCCGCAGCCGCTCTGGCAGCCAGATCCGCAGCGCATCGCCCAGGCACGGATCACCAGCTTCCAGACCTGGGCCGCAGAACACCACGGCGCGCCCGCCGAAGGCGGCTACGCCGCCCTGCACCGCTGGTCCGTCGACGAACTGGACACCTTCTGGAAGGCCGTCACGGAGTGGTTCGACGTCCGCTTCTCGACCCCCTACGCGCGCGTACTGGGCGACCGCTCCATGCCCGGCGCCCAGTGGTTCGCCGGCGCCACGCTCAACTACGCCGAGCACGCCCTGCGCGCGGCCGCCACCCGAGCGGACGAACCGGCACTCCTCCACGTCGACGAGACCCATGAACCGAGTCCCGTCTCCTGGTCCGAGCTGCGCCGCCAGGTCGGCTCCCTCGCCGCCGAACTGCGCACCCTCGGCGTACGCCCGGGCGACCGCGTCAGCGGCTACCTCCCGAACATCCCGCAGGCCGTCGTCGCCCTCCTCGCCACCGCCGCGGTGGGGGGCGTCTGGACCTCCTGCGCCCCCGACTTCGGCGCCCGCAGCGTCCTCGACCGCTTCCAGCAGGTCGAACCCGTCGTCCTGTTCACCGTCGACGGCTACCGCTACGGGGGCAAGGAGCACGACCGCCGCGACACCGTGGCCGAACTCCGCCGCGAACTGCCCACCCTGCGCGCCGTGATCCACATCCCGCTCCTCGGCAGCAAGGCCCCGGACGGCGCGCTGGACTGGGAGACCCTGACGGCCGCGGACACGGAACCCGTCTTCGAGCAGGTGCCGTTCGACCACCCCCTGTGGGTGCTCTACTCCTCCGGCACCACCGGCCTGCCCAAGGCCATCGTCCAGTCCCAGGGCGGCATCCTGGTCGAGCACCTCAAGCAGCTCGGCCTGCACTGCGACCTCGGTCCCGAGGACCGGTTCTTCTGGTACACCTCGACCGGCTGGATGATGTGGAACTTCCTCGTCTCCGGCCTGCTCACCGGCACCACGATCGTCCTGTACGACGGCAGCCCCGGCCATCCCGACACGGGCGCCCAGTGGCGCATCGCCGAACGCACCGGGGCGACGCTCTTCGGCACCTCCGCCGCCTACGTCATGGCCTGCCGCAAGGCCGGTGTGCACCCCGCCCGTGACCACGACCTCTCCCGCATCCAGTGCGTCGCCACCACCGGCTCCCCCCTCCCGCCCGACGGCTTCCGCTGGCTGCACGACGAGTTCGCGGAGAGCGGGGCGGACCTGTGGATCGCCTCCGTCAGCGGCGGCACCGACGTGTGCTCCTGCTTCGCGGGCGCCGTACCGACCCTCCCGGTGCACATCGGCGAGCTCCAGGCCCCCGGCCTGGGCACCGACCTGCAGTCCTGGGACCCGGGCGGCACGCCCCTGACTGACGAGGTCGGCGAGCTCGTCGTCACCAACCCCATGCCCTCGATGCCGATCCGCTTCTGGAACGATCCCGACGGCAGCCGCTATCACGACAGCTACTTCGACACCTATCCCGGCGTCTGGCGGCACGGCGACTGGATCACCCTCACCGCCCGCGGGTCCGTCGTCATCCACGGCCGCTCCGACTCCACTCTCAACCGGCAGGGCGTCCGCATGGGCTCGGCCGACATCTACGAGGCCGTCGAGCGTCTGCCCGAGATCAAGGAATCCCTCGTGATCGGCGTCGAACAGCCCGACGGCGGCTACTGGATGCCCCTCTTCGTCCACCTCGCCCCCGGGGCCGTTCTCGACGAGGACCTGCTCGACCGCATCAAGCGGACCATCCGCGAACAGCTCTCCCCGCGTCACGTTCCCGACGAGGTGATCGAGGTCCCCGGCGTCCCGCACACCCTGACCGGCAAACGCATCGAGGTCCCGGTCAAACGCCTCCTGCAGGGCACCCCGCTCGACAAGGCCGTCAACCCCGGCTCGATCGACAACCTCGACCTGCTCCACTTCTACGAGGACCTCGCCCGCAAGCGCCCCTGA
- a CDS encoding MIP/aquaporin family protein: MSNGDIFVGETIGTAILILFGAGVCAAVTLRYSKARASGWVVIAFGWGFGVLAGAYTAAPLSGGHLNPAVTLGIAVDTGEWGTVWVYVLGQFAGAVIGALLCYLTYFAQFQANARGTGTGTTEGAADEPVPTLGVFSTIPEIRNPVANLVTEIIATVALVLPILAFGLTEGLGESGTLVLIVSLLVVGIGLSLGGPTGYAINPARDLGPRLVHTFLPIPNKGTSDWSYAWIPVAGPLIGGALAGVVYNAAF; this comes from the coding sequence ATGAGCAACGGAGACATCTTCGTCGGCGAGACCATCGGTACGGCCATCCTCATCCTCTTCGGGGCGGGCGTCTGCGCCGCCGTGACCCTGAGGTACAGCAAGGCGCGGGCGTCGGGATGGGTGGTGATCGCGTTCGGCTGGGGCTTCGGCGTGCTGGCGGGCGCGTACACCGCGGCGCCGCTCTCCGGCGGGCATCTCAACCCCGCGGTCACCCTGGGAATCGCCGTCGACACCGGCGAGTGGGGCACGGTCTGGGTGTACGTACTGGGGCAGTTCGCCGGCGCCGTGATCGGTGCCCTTCTGTGCTATCTCACGTACTTCGCCCAGTTCCAGGCCAACGCCCGCGGTACCGGCACCGGTACCACCGAGGGCGCGGCGGACGAACCGGTTCCGACGCTCGGGGTCTTCTCCACGATCCCGGAGATCCGGAACCCGGTCGCCAACCTGGTGACGGAGATCATCGCGACCGTCGCACTCGTCCTGCCGATCCTCGCCTTCGGCCTGACCGAGGGCCTCGGCGAGTCCGGGACCCTGGTGCTGATCGTCTCCTTGCTCGTCGTCGGCATCGGTCTCTCCCTCGGCGGGCCGACCGGCTACGCCATCAACCCGGCACGCGACCTCGGCCCGCGCCTCGTGCACACCTTCCTGCCGATCCCGAACAAGGGCACGTCCGACTGGAGCTACGCCTGGATCCCGGTGGCCGGTCCGCTGATCGGCGGCGCTCTCGCCGGGGTCGTCTACAACGCCGCCTTCTGA
- a CDS encoding M15 family metallopeptidase, translated as MTRLSAALRGLVTALAALLAATAVPATARADPEPRAPGDFVALRSVDPTIIQEMRYTTRHNFVGERIDGYRQPLCILTRPAAEALHRAQTRLLRQGYSLKVYDCYRPQRAVDHFVRWAEDLDDQDMKAEFYPDVDKARLFADGYIAEKSGHSRGSTVDLTIVELPARPTRPYHPGQPLVPCYAPRGERFPDNSVDMGTGYDCFDTRSHTLDPRVQGAQRANRLLLKSTLEDAGLVNLPEEWWHFTYKPEPYPGTYFDFPVSAKSLTGRR; from the coding sequence ATGACACGACTCTCCGCCGCACTCCGCGGTCTCGTCACCGCCCTCGCCGCCCTGCTCGCCGCGACCGCCGTCCCCGCCACCGCCCGGGCCGATCCCGAACCGCGCGCCCCCGGCGACTTCGTGGCCCTCAGGAGCGTCGATCCGACGATCATCCAGGAGATGCGCTACACCACCCGGCACAACTTCGTCGGCGAGCGCATCGACGGCTACCGGCAACCCCTGTGCATCCTCACCCGCCCCGCGGCCGAGGCGCTGCACCGGGCCCAGACCCGGCTGCTGCGCCAGGGCTACTCCCTCAAGGTGTACGACTGCTACCGGCCGCAGCGGGCCGTCGACCACTTCGTCCGCTGGGCCGAAGACCTCGACGACCAGGACATGAAGGCCGAGTTCTACCCGGACGTCGACAAGGCCCGCCTGTTCGCGGACGGCTACATCGCGGAGAAGTCCGGGCACAGCCGCGGCTCGACCGTGGACCTCACGATCGTCGAGCTCCCGGCGAGGCCGACCCGGCCGTACCACCCCGGACAGCCCCTGGTGCCCTGCTACGCGCCGCGGGGCGAGCGCTTTCCCGACAACTCCGTCGACATGGGCACCGGCTACGACTGCTTCGACACCCGCTCACACACCCTCGACCCCCGCGTCCAGGGCGCCCAGCGCGCGAACCGGCTGCTGCTCAAGAGCACCCTGGAGGACGCCGGTCTGGTGAACCTCCCCGAGGAGTGGTGGCACTTCACGTACAAGCCCGAGCCCTACCCGGGCACCTACTTCGACTTCCCGGTCTCCGCCAAGTCGCTCACCGGCCGCCGCTGA
- a CDS encoding NUDIX domain-containing protein produces the protein MSETRVPVPGSAPGSHCSSCGTRYGEGVSGWPRTCPACGTTAYRNPLPVAVALQPVYDTQGTALVVITRTVAPARGGIALPGGYVDDREDWRRAVVRELKEETGIDAASRGVRLADAMSSPDGHLLLFGLLPERPAHGLPRSAATNETEGWHLLRRAQDLAFPLHTRAVRAWFEGRYV, from the coding sequence GTGTCCGAAACCCGAGTCCCCGTTCCCGGTTCCGCACCCGGTTCGCACTGTTCGAGCTGCGGAACACGCTACGGAGAGGGCGTCTCCGGCTGGCCCCGCACGTGCCCGGCGTGCGGCACCACGGCCTACCGCAACCCGCTGCCGGTAGCGGTCGCCCTCCAGCCCGTGTACGACACCCAGGGCACCGCCCTGGTCGTCATCACCCGTACCGTCGCCCCCGCGCGGGGTGGCATCGCACTGCCCGGGGGCTATGTCGACGACCGGGAGGACTGGCGGCGGGCCGTGGTCCGCGAGCTCAAGGAGGAGACGGGCATCGACGCGGCGAGCCGCGGCGTGCGGCTCGCCGACGCCATGAGCTCGCCCGACGGCCACCTGCTGCTCTTCGGACTCCTCCCCGAGCGGCCGGCCCACGGGCTCCCGAGGTCCGCCGCCACGAACGAGACCGAGGGATGGCACCTGCTGCGCAGAGCGCAGGACCTCGCCTTCCCCCTGCACACCCGCGCCGTGCGGGCCTGGTTCGAGGGCCGCTACGTCTGA
- a CDS encoding GGDEF domain-containing protein yields MRSWTDSLRFAFQPVVNLTTGGVAALEILARPEAGDILAEARRDPELDGRLAVSAFRAAVRRETLLPLHVNVFAGTLADLGGLQPLHDAVREAGRMPWEVTLDVCPPYAHVPRRALLEAVSALRGQGFRICADGVGDGDAPLRLLTDLAPELVKLDASLLTRPAAVRAMRVLCDESGALLSVEGVETELQCAAARSAGAQLAQGELFAPPARLPAADVYVPPGSQGAVPAARSGPPVRQFVRPAALLPSTASAGRVRALLTGSPDVSGVLLVDRDGVPVRSLHRSRFLLSMSGRYGHALYADRPAVKLGDPPRTVGVDATAWEVLDVVAVGDRDRTSDDVAVVDAYGRCVGVVRLADLVRALADSRVEEAARLNPLTRLPGSDAITGEVDRWVAEGRAFALSWLDVDHFKRVNDGAGFAAGDDLIRAVGRALSQAATGSARVGHIGGDDFLALTDPEGLDPLAAAVLDVPWSAGGRRVTLSLATVLCAPGSVPGHREAAACLAPLKEAAKALRGASWVLGRAGAPGHEIRRGSDRAAAPAG; encoded by the coding sequence GTGCGCTCCTGGACGGACTCTCTCCGCTTCGCCTTCCAGCCGGTGGTCAACCTGACGACCGGCGGGGTGGCGGCGCTGGAGATACTCGCCCGCCCGGAGGCCGGCGACATCCTGGCCGAGGCGCGTCGCGACCCCGAACTCGACGGCCGACTGGCGGTGTCGGCGTTCCGCGCGGCGGTGCGCAGGGAGACGCTGCTGCCGCTGCACGTCAACGTGTTCGCGGGCACGCTGGCCGACCTCGGCGGCCTCCAGCCCCTGCACGACGCCGTGCGCGAGGCGGGGCGGATGCCCTGGGAGGTGACGCTGGACGTGTGTCCGCCGTACGCGCACGTGCCGCGGCGGGCTCTGCTGGAGGCGGTGAGCGCGCTGCGGGGCCAGGGTTTCCGGATCTGCGCGGACGGCGTCGGCGACGGGGACGCGCCGTTGCGGCTGCTGACGGACCTGGCGCCGGAGCTGGTCAAGCTCGACGCGTCACTGCTCACACGGCCGGCGGCGGTGCGGGCGATGCGGGTGCTGTGCGACGAGTCGGGGGCCTTGCTGTCCGTCGAGGGGGTGGAGACGGAACTGCAGTGCGCTGCCGCGCGGTCGGCCGGTGCGCAGTTGGCACAGGGTGAGTTGTTCGCACCGCCGGCACGGCTGCCCGCGGCGGACGTGTACGTTCCGCCCGGTTCGCAGGGGGCCGTGCCTGCGGCGCGCTCGGGGCCGCCGGTCCGGCAGTTCGTGCGGCCCGCCGCGCTGCTGCCGTCGACCGCGTCGGCGGGGCGGGTGCGGGCCCTGCTGACCGGTTCGCCCGACGTGTCCGGAGTGCTCCTGGTGGACCGGGACGGCGTTCCGGTGCGGTCGCTCCACCGGTCCCGCTTCCTGCTGTCGATGTCGGGGCGCTACGGGCACGCCCTGTACGCCGACCGGCCCGCCGTCAAGCTCGGCGACCCGCCGCGGACGGTGGGCGTCGACGCGACGGCCTGGGAGGTGCTGGACGTCGTGGCGGTCGGCGACCGGGACCGTACGTCGGACGACGTGGCGGTGGTCGACGCGTACGGGCGGTGCGTGGGCGTCGTACGGCTGGCGGACCTCGTACGGGCGCTGGCCGACAGCCGGGTGGAGGAGGCGGCCCGGCTCAATCCGCTGACCCGGCTGCCCGGTTCGGACGCGATCACGGGCGAGGTGGACCGGTGGGTCGCGGAAGGGCGGGCGTTCGCGCTGAGCTGGCTGGACGTGGATCACTTCAAGCGGGTGAACGACGGGGCCGGGTTCGCGGCGGGCGACGACCTGATCCGGGCGGTCGGGCGGGCGTTGTCGCAGGCGGCGACGGGGTCCGCGCGCGTGGGACACATCGGCGGCGACGACTTCCTGGCCCTCACCGACCCGGAGGGGCTCGACCCGCTCGCCGCCGCCGTGCTGGACGTGCCGTGGTCGGCCGGGGGCCGGCGCGTGACGCTGTCCCTGGCGACGGTCCTGTGCGCGCCGGGCAGCGTGCCGGGGCACCGGGAGGCCGCGGCGTGCCTGGCCCCGCTGAAGGAGGCCGCGAAGGCCTTGCGCGGGGCGAGTTGGGTGCTGGGCCGGGCGGGGGCGCCGGGGCACGAAATCCGGCGCGGCTCGGACCGGGCCGCGGCACCGGCCGGGTGA
- a CDS encoding glycoside hydrolase family 31 protein produces the protein MDGRDLVRSMKAVGSAGATQGLRTVRAAWRRRRADAAGLPPRGAERARVPGPMREVEPGPGGGVVRFSRSELQVRVAVNGAVFWGWDGAGAEPSYALAGRCPEPDPRAVLEPDKDGGWRVVAERATVAVSRHGAVEVRTPGGVVLRRDLPPRWWEPVGGGPARWSQRSEVAADARFFGLGGRAAGPRLREGTYRLWNTGPGGSLAPGDDPSSLTMPVQLVVADAGTHLVFHDSSWDGTVTLREGEEGAGSGHDRPGRSVLRMDGGPLRCWVTVGTPARVLLAWASLTGAPALPPAWALGHHHARSGSGDEQEVRRTVIDHQERDLPLDAVHLGVGHLDAHEPFTVDEERYPKLPVLAEELRRDGVRLVSAVVPSVPTASGGAVYESGTGADAFVRGAAGPVLRGAAPSGDVVFPDFTNAGARAWWGGLHEERLGQGFGGVWHDLNEPTSSAAFGDPTLPLSARHALEDRGGDHREAHNVYALCMARAAFEGLRTLAPEERPFVFSRSGWAGMQRYGGAWSGAVATGWPGLRASLSLVMGLGLCGVPYSGTDVGGVGGRPSPELYLRWLQLAAHLPLFRTHGDLRAGGGVPWEFGSEVLEHARASLVERRRLLPYFVTLAHLARRTGAPYVRPLWWSSPEERALRDCEDAFLLGDCLLVAPVLGPGVDRRAVRLPRGRWYDVVTERAYEGPAQVLVEAPPARIPVLARAGAVLPVRGEDGGPQLEVWAPARGRIGGGLVVPDAGDGWVEPEIERYVSRWEGRRVVVEREVEGGVAEPSCPVRVRGLA, from the coding sequence ATGGACGGTCGTGACCTGGTGCGTTCGATGAAGGCGGTCGGTTCTGCGGGGGCGACGCAGGGGTTGCGTACCGTACGGGCGGCCTGGCGCAGGCGTCGTGCCGACGCGGCGGGTCTGCCACCTCGGGGTGCGGAGCGTGCGCGGGTGCCGGGGCCCATGCGGGAGGTGGAGCCGGGACCCGGCGGCGGGGTCGTCCGGTTCAGCCGCTCGGAGCTGCAGGTCCGCGTCGCGGTGAACGGTGCCGTGTTCTGGGGCTGGGACGGCGCCGGGGCGGAGCCCTCGTACGCGTTGGCGGGCCGCTGTCCGGAGCCGGACCCGCGGGCGGTGCTGGAGCCGGACAAGGACGGCGGCTGGCGGGTGGTGGCCGAGCGGGCGACGGTGGCCGTGTCCCGGCACGGCGCGGTCGAGGTCCGTACGCCCGGTGGTGTCGTGCTGCGCCGTGATCTGCCGCCCCGCTGGTGGGAGCCGGTCGGTGGCGGCCCGGCGCGCTGGTCGCAGCGGTCGGAGGTGGCGGCGGACGCCCGGTTCTTCGGGCTCGGCGGACGGGCTGCGGGGCCGCGGTTGCGGGAGGGGACGTACCGGCTGTGGAACACCGGGCCGGGCGGGTCTCTCGCGCCGGGCGACGATCCGTCGTCCCTCACGATGCCGGTGCAGTTGGTGGTGGCCGACGCGGGCACGCATCTGGTATTCCACGACAGTTCGTGGGACGGCACCGTGACACTGCGGGAGGGCGAGGAGGGGGCGGGGTCGGGGCACGACCGGCCCGGGCGGAGCGTGCTGCGCATGGACGGGGGCCCGCTGCGGTGCTGGGTGACGGTGGGCACTCCCGCGCGCGTGCTGCTTGCCTGGGCCTCGCTGACCGGGGCGCCGGCGCTGCCGCCGGCGTGGGCGCTCGGTCACCATCACGCGCGGTCGGGGTCCGGCGACGAGCAGGAGGTACGGCGTACCGTCATCGATCACCAGGAGCGTGATCTGCCGCTCGACGCCGTGCATCTGGGCGTCGGTCACCTTGACGCCCACGAGCCGTTCACCGTGGACGAGGAGCGGTACCCGAAACTGCCCGTCCTCGCCGAGGAGCTGCGCCGGGACGGCGTCCGGCTGGTGTCGGCCGTCGTTCCCTCGGTGCCGACCGCGTCCGGCGGCGCCGTGTACGAGAGCGGGACGGGCGCGGACGCCTTCGTGCGCGGCGCCGCGGGGCCGGTCCTGCGGGGTGCGGCCCCATCCGGTGACGTGGTCTTTCCGGACTTCACGAACGCGGGTGCGCGTGCCTGGTGGGGCGGGCTCCACGAGGAGCGGCTCGGGCAGGGGTTCGGCGGGGTCTGGCACGACCTGAACGAGCCCACCTCGTCGGCCGCGTTCGGGGATCCGACCCTGCCGCTTTCGGCCCGGCATGCGCTGGAGGACCGCGGCGGTGACCACCGGGAGGCCCACAACGTGTACGCGCTGTGCATGGCCCGGGCCGCGTTCGAGGGCTTGCGGACCCTGGCGCCCGAGGAGCGCCCGTTCGTCTTCTCGCGCTCCGGGTGGGCGGGGATGCAGCGTTACGGCGGCGCGTGGTCGGGGGCGGTGGCCACGGGATGGCCGGGGCTGCGTGCCTCGCTGTCGCTGGTGATGGGGCTCGGACTGTGCGGGGTGCCGTACTCGGGGACGGACGTGGGCGGGGTGGGCGGGAGGCCGTCGCCGGAGCTGTACCTGCGGTGGCTCCAGCTGGCGGCCCACCTGCCGCTGTTCCGGACCCACGGGGACCTGCGGGCGGGGGGCGGGGTGCCGTGGGAGTTCGGTTCCGAGGTGTTGGAGCACGCGCGCGCGTCGCTCGTCGAGCGCCGGCGGCTGCTGCCGTACTTCGTGACCCTGGCGCATCTGGCCCGTCGGACGGGCGCGCCCTACGTACGGCCGCTGTGGTGGTCGTCGCCGGAGGAGCGTGCGCTGCGGGACTGCGAGGACGCCTTCCTGCTGGGTGACTGTCTGCTGGTGGCCCCGGTGCTGGGGCCGGGGGTGGACCGGCGGGCGGTGCGGTTGCCGCGGGGGCGGTGGTACGACGTGGTGACGGAGCGGGCGTACGAGGGGCCCGCGCAGGTTCTCGTCGAAGCTCCGCCGGCGCGGATTCCGGTGCTCGCGCGCGCGGGAGCGGTGCTTCCGGTGCGTGGGGAGGACGGAGGGCCGCAGCTGGAGGTGTGGGCGCCCGCGCGGGGGCGGATCGGCGGGGGGCTGGTGGTGCCGGACGCGGGAGACGGCTGGGTGGAGCCGGAGATCGAGCGGTACGTCTCGCGCTGGGAGGGGCGGCGGGTGGTCGTGGAGCGGGAGGTCGAGGGCGGCGTGGCCGAGCCGTCCTGCCCGGTGCGGGTCCGCGGGCTCGCGTAG